The following are from one region of the Falco biarmicus isolate bFalBia1 chromosome 1, bFalBia1.pri, whole genome shotgun sequence genome:
- the LOC130142694 gene encoding uncharacterized protein LOC130142694 — translation MVAPREWWSTAQCLDGVQTLRGLYWDQYCLISHQQHSGIECTLSNFADDTKLSGVVDMLEGRDATQMDLDKLQKWAHVNLMRFKKAKCKVLHLDQGNPWYQYRLGDEGVERSPAKKDLGVLVDENLDMSQQSVPRAQKANCILGCIKRNVASRSRQVILPLCSTLVRPHLEYCTQVWSPQLKKDMDLLIFKLKEDGFRVGIRKKFFMMRVVKHWNRLPREVVDTPFLETFKVILSGD, via the coding sequence atggttgcaccCAGAGAGTggtggtcaacagctcaatgtctgGATGGAGTCCAGACtctcaggggtctgtactgggaccagtactgtttaatatctcaTCAACAACatagtgggattgagtgcaccctaAGCaactttgcagatgacaccaagctgagtggtgtggttgacatgcttgagggaagggatgccaccCAGATGGACCTGGACAAGCTTcagaagtgggcccatgtgaacctcatgaggttcaaaaaggccaagtgcaaggtcctgcacctggatcagggcaacccctggtatcagtacaggctgggggatgaaggggtTGAGAGAAGCCCTGCcaagaaggacttgggggtactggtggatgaaaatctggacatgagccagcaaagTGTGCCCAGAGCCCAGAAGGCCaattgtatcctgggctgcataaaaagaaatgtggccagcaggtcgaggcaggtgattctgcccctctgctccactctggtgagaccccacctggagtactgcaccCAGGTCTGGAGTCCTCAGTtgaagaaagacatggacctgttgatttttaaactaaaggaggATGGATTCAGAGTaggtataaggaagaaattttttatgatgagggtggtgaaacactggaacaggttgcccagagaggtggtggataCCCCATTCCTGGAAACTTTCAAGGTCATTTTGAGTGGGgactga